In Streptomyces sp. TS71-3, the following proteins share a genomic window:
- a CDS encoding 2Fe-2S iron-sulfur cluster-binding protein, with translation MSLSHSSSSSDVVLRVNGKRHEVTVDNRSTVLDTLREQLGLTGTKKGCDHGQCGACTVLVDGERANSCLLLAVAADDRDIVTIEGVADLPAAQAESDLHPVQEAFLKYDGLQCGYCTPGQICSAVGALGEADRGWPSVVTQDTAAGIGGAAALDAAEVRERMSGNLCRCGAYGGIVEAVLEAAASPATANGEAR, from the coding sequence ATGAGCCTCTCACATTCATCGTCGAGCAGCGACGTGGTCCTGCGTGTCAACGGCAAACGTCACGAGGTGACCGTGGACAACCGCTCGACCGTGCTGGACACGCTGCGTGAGCAACTCGGGCTGACCGGCACGAAAAAGGGATGTGACCACGGCCAGTGCGGGGCCTGCACGGTTCTGGTCGACGGGGAGCGGGCCAACAGCTGCCTGCTGCTGGCCGTCGCCGCCGACGACCGTGACATCGTCACCATCGAGGGCGTCGCCGACCTGCCGGCCGCGCAGGCGGAATCCGACCTGCACCCGGTGCAGGAGGCCTTCCTCAAGTACGACGGCCTTCAGTGCGGTTACTGCACGCCCGGCCAGATCTGTTCGGCCGTCGGCGCCCTGGGCGAGGCGGACCGCGGCTGGCCCAGCGTGGTGACGCAGGACACAGCGGCAGGGATCGGGGGTGCAGCCGCGCTGGACGCCGCGGAGGTGCGCGAGCGCATGAGCGGCAACCTGTGCCGCTGCGGTGCCTACGGCGGCATCGTCGAGGCCGTCCTCGAAGCGGCCGCCTCGCCCGCGACCGCGAACGGAGAGGCCCGATGA
- a CDS encoding peptidoglycan recognition family protein: MSSFARTFGMSRRRFLTATAAAGLGTGAVLIGSPNARAAAAPTVYDTTAWGARPPSSPVSLAGNDPNKIVVHHTAFANTPDTGQAGSFAIAHEIQDLHMDTNGWIDTGQHFTISRSGLVMEGRHRSLERLRAGSDMVVGAHTVGQNSQGIGIENNGTYITATPPQVLYTSLVAFCAYICSQYGLDPSEIYGHRDFDDTQCPGDVLYGMLPQLRKDVAATV, translated from the coding sequence ATGTCCTCGTTCGCCAGGACCTTCGGGATGTCACGCCGCAGATTCCTCACCGCGACGGCCGCCGCCGGCCTCGGCACCGGAGCCGTACTCATCGGATCCCCGAACGCGCGGGCCGCCGCCGCGCCGACCGTCTACGACACCACGGCCTGGGGTGCCAGGCCGCCGTCCTCACCGGTCAGCCTGGCCGGCAACGACCCGAACAAGATCGTCGTACACCACACCGCCTTCGCGAACACCCCGGACACCGGGCAGGCAGGCTCCTTCGCCATCGCGCACGAGATCCAGGACCTGCACATGGACACCAACGGCTGGATCGACACCGGCCAGCACTTCACCATCAGCCGCAGCGGCCTCGTCATGGAGGGGCGCCACCGCAGCCTCGAACGCCTCCGCGCGGGCAGTGACATGGTCGTGGGCGCCCACACCGTCGGCCAGAACAGCCAGGGCATCGGCATCGAGAACAACGGCACCTACATCACCGCCACCCCGCCCCAGGTGCTGTACACGAGCCTCGTCGCCTTCTGCGCGTACATCTGCTCCCAGTACGGTCTCGACCCCAGCGAGATCTACGGGCACCGTGACTTCGACGACACCCAGTGCCCGGGTGACGTGCTCTACGGCATGCTCCCGCAGCTGCGCAAGGACGTGGCGGCGACCGTTTGA
- a CDS encoding TetR/AcrR family transcriptional regulator produces MSATGQPGSSYHHGDLPAALVRATLEIVAECGVHGFSVAEAARRTGVSPAAPYRHFADRNTLLAAAADTIAHQLQAACREAAAAARRPEDRLAAVATAYVRSAARFQSCFDLLMDAELRSYRPELRESTRSLVDLQLPSALALAEPQSAVALLEALRCLSRGYAALLLDGSFGPPMEVCESVAERAGRAARSLASGYACQDQAKSH; encoded by the coding sequence ATGTCGGCCACCGGGCAGCCGGGCAGCTCCTACCACCACGGGGACCTCCCGGCGGCGCTGGTCCGGGCCACGCTGGAGATCGTCGCCGAGTGCGGCGTGCACGGCTTCTCGGTGGCAGAAGCCGCACGCCGCACCGGCGTCAGCCCGGCGGCGCCCTACCGCCATTTCGCGGACCGCAACACCCTGCTGGCGGCGGCCGCCGACACGATCGCGCACCAGTTGCAGGCCGCCTGCCGGGAGGCGGCCGCCGCCGCCCGCCGACCCGAGGACCGGCTCGCCGCGGTGGCCACTGCCTACGTCCGCTCCGCGGCCCGCTTCCAGAGCTGTTTCGACCTGCTGATGGATGCAGAACTGCGGTCGTATCGCCCGGAGTTGAGGGAGAGCACGCGCTCGCTGGTGGATCTCCAGCTCCCCAGCGCGCTCGCCCTCGCGGAGCCGCAGTCGGCCGTCGCCCTGCTGGAGGCGCTCCGCTGCCTGTCGCGGGGCTACGCGGCCCTCCTGCTGGACGGGTCGTTCGGCCCGCCCATGGAGGTCTGCGAGTCCGTCGCGGAGCGCGCCGGCCGGGCGGCGCGGTCGTTGGCCTCGGGCTACGCATGTCAAGACCAGGCAAAGAGCCATTGA
- a CDS encoding xanthine dehydrogenase family protein molybdopterin-binding subunit: MSTSTLTHTLGAPVTRLDGYAKVTGEAQYAYEYPVEGVVYVFPAVATVARGRVTHVDAAAVLGRPGVLAVLDHTNAPKLKSGVDADLMVLQSPDVAYRGQIVAGVVATSLEAARAAAEALPVTYEEEPHEVLLRDDDSVFSPELLNGMIPASLQLGDPDAAIAAADVVVDAQYTTPAEHAMPMEPHATIAVWDEERLTLYDANQGPFGHAETLAALFGIDSSAVEIVAEYVGGAFGSKGTPRPSVVLTIMAARVVERPAKFAMTRQQMFSLVTHRAPTIQRVRLAAGRDGRLTAVVHDSLNHTSRLKDFGENSTADARMMYASPNIRTVSRLSRLDIPTPGFFRAPGHTPGMFALESAMDELAQALDIDPVELRLRNEPEVDPFTGLEFSSRNLTACLREGAARFDWQYRDPKPASRREGRWLVGTGMASSTHPVYVRPSTAVARAEADGTFLVRVGAMDVGTGARTAMAQVAADALGIPLDRLRLEIGRRSLGMAPLSGGSMGTASWSWAVDKACRALVDKLDAFAGVVPEGGLEVQADTSEDIEGQQELSRHAFGAQFVQLRVDTDTGEIRVDRMLGVFTAGRILNPKTARSQLIGAMTMGLSMALLEIGELDPRFGDFANHDLAGYHYAANADVPAIEAHWLEEQDDRINPVGGKGIGELGIVGAAAALTNAFHHATGVRVRDLPLRIEDARRALRQAPGEQAPAAAR, encoded by the coding sequence ATGAGCACGAGCACCCTCACCCACACCCTGGGTGCACCGGTCACCCGCCTCGACGGGTACGCCAAGGTCACCGGCGAGGCGCAGTACGCCTACGAGTACCCGGTGGAGGGCGTCGTCTACGTCTTCCCGGCCGTCGCGACCGTCGCCCGCGGCCGTGTCACCCACGTCGACGCCGCGGCCGTGCTCGGCCGCCCCGGCGTGCTCGCCGTGCTCGACCACACCAACGCCCCGAAGCTGAAGTCCGGGGTCGACGCCGACCTGATGGTCCTTCAGTCGCCCGACGTCGCCTACCGCGGCCAGATCGTCGCCGGAGTCGTCGCCACCTCCCTGGAGGCGGCTCGCGCCGCCGCCGAGGCCCTGCCGGTCACCTACGAGGAGGAGCCCCACGAGGTGCTGCTCCGCGACGACGACAGCGTCTTCTCCCCGGAGCTGCTGAACGGCATGATCCCCGCCAGCCTCCAACTGGGCGACCCGGACGCGGCGATCGCCGCCGCGGACGTCGTCGTGGACGCCCAGTACACCACTCCGGCCGAGCACGCCATGCCGATGGAGCCGCACGCCACCATCGCGGTGTGGGACGAGGAGCGGCTGACGCTGTACGACGCCAACCAGGGACCGTTCGGCCACGCCGAGACGCTCGCCGCCCTGTTCGGGATCGACTCCTCCGCGGTGGAGATCGTCGCCGAGTACGTGGGCGGGGCCTTCGGCTCCAAGGGCACCCCCCGCCCGTCCGTCGTGCTGACGATCATGGCAGCCCGGGTCGTCGAGCGCCCGGCGAAGTTCGCCATGACCCGCCAGCAGATGTTCTCCCTGGTCACGCACCGGGCGCCGACCATCCAGCGGGTCCGCCTGGCCGCCGGCAGGGACGGCCGGCTCACCGCCGTCGTGCACGACTCGCTGAACCACACGTCCCGCCTGAAGGACTTCGGCGAGAACAGCACGGCGGACGCGCGGATGATGTACGCCTCCCCGAACATCCGCACCGTCTCACGGCTCTCCCGGCTCGACATCCCCACCCCCGGCTTCTTCCGCGCCCCCGGCCACACCCCGGGCATGTTCGCGCTGGAGTCGGCCATGGACGAGCTGGCCCAGGCGCTCGACATCGACCCCGTCGAGCTGCGGCTGCGCAACGAGCCCGAGGTCGACCCCTTCACCGGCCTGGAGTTCAGCAGCCGCAATCTGACCGCCTGCCTGCGCGAGGGGGCCGCACGCTTCGACTGGCAGTACCGCGACCCGAAGCCGGCGAGCCGCCGCGAGGGCCGCTGGCTGGTCGGCACGGGCATGGCCTCCTCCACCCACCCTGTCTACGTCCGCCCGTCCACGGCCGTGGCACGCGCGGAGGCGGACGGCACCTTCCTGGTGCGGGTCGGCGCGATGGACGTCGGCACGGGCGCGCGCACCGCCATGGCGCAGGTCGCCGCCGACGCGCTGGGCATCCCGCTTGACCGGCTGCGCCTGGAGATCGGCCGCCGCTCGCTGGGCATGGCGCCGCTCTCCGGTGGCTCGATGGGCACGGCGTCGTGGAGCTGGGCCGTGGACAAGGCCTGCCGGGCGCTCGTCGACAAGCTCGACGCGTTCGCGGGCGTGGTGCCCGAGGGCGGCCTTGAGGTGCAGGCGGACACCTCGGAGGACATCGAGGGGCAGCAGGAGCTCTCCCGGCACGCGTTCGGCGCGCAGTTCGTGCAGCTGCGGGTGGACACGGACACGGGTGAGATCCGGGTCGACCGGATGCTCGGCGTGTTCACGGCCGGCCGCATCCTCAATCCGAAGACGGCGCGCTCCCAGCTCATCGGCGCGATGACGATGGGCCTGTCGATGGCGCTGCTGGAGATCGGCGAACTGGACCCCCGCTTCGGCGACTTCGCCAACCACGACCTCGCCGGGTACCACTATGCGGCCAACGCCGACGTGCCCGCCATCGAGGCGCACTGGCTGGAGGAGCAGGACGACCGGATCAACCCGGTCGGCGGCAAGGGCATCGGCGAGCTGGGCATCGTGGGCGCGGCGGCGGCCCTCACCAACGCCTTCCACCACGCCACGGGCGTCCGCGTCCGCGACCTTCCGCTGCGCATCGAGGACGCCCGGCGGGCGCTGCGACAGGCGCCGGGCGAGCAGGCGCCGGCAGCCGCACGGTAG
- a CDS encoding N-acetyltransferase, with protein sequence MIDVMTLGQDDWRLWRELRLAALAEAPYAFGSTLAEWQGDGDREERWRARLALADSHNAVARVDGRPAGMVSGVPTGSADVVDLISLWVSPTARRLGVGGVLIDEVARWAARRRATAVRLSVAPDNAAAVALYESLGFRDTGVPGEPLRDGAGTEVVMERSLYGGPR encoded by the coding sequence GTGATCGACGTGATGACACTGGGGCAGGACGACTGGCGCCTGTGGCGGGAGTTGAGACTGGCAGCCCTGGCCGAGGCACCGTACGCCTTCGGCTCGACGCTGGCCGAGTGGCAGGGGGACGGGGACCGCGAGGAGCGGTGGCGGGCGCGGCTCGCCCTTGCGGACTCGCACAACGCCGTCGCGCGCGTGGACGGCAGGCCCGCCGGGATGGTCAGCGGTGTCCCCACGGGCTCCGCGGACGTGGTGGATCTGATCTCGTTGTGGGTCAGCCCCACGGCCCGGCGTCTGGGAGTGGGAGGGGTTCTGATCGACGAGGTCGCACGGTGGGCCGCGAGGCGGCGGGCCACGGCGGTGCGGCTGTCCGTCGCGCCGGACAACGCCGCGGCCGTCGCGCTCTACGAGAGCCTGGGCTTCAGGGACACCGGGGTCCCCGGTGAGCCGCTGCGCGACGGCGCCGGCACGGAAGTGGTCATGGAACGTTCCCTGTACGGGGGACCACGCTGA
- a CDS encoding xanthine dehydrogenase family protein subunit M, whose translation MKEFAYVRAAGAAEAQELVAERPDAVFLGGGTNLVDLMKLGVTEPGLLVDVSRLPLDTVEHREDGSARIGATVRNGSLAGDDGIRARFPALSQALLAGASGQLRSQATIGGNLLQRTRCGYFQDVTKPCNKREPGSGCPAVEGAHRESAVLGTSEHCVASHPSDMAVAMVALDAVAELRSPDGTTRTLPVEDLYLLPGDTPHQETVLERGELITALELPAPPAGAVMRYRKVRDRWSYAFALVSIAAVVEVAEDGSLADVRIALGGVGVRPWRARAAEAVLRGARPTDEALRAAAEAEFAAARPLPGNAFKVDLAADLISAAVRDLADEAGRKDR comes from the coding sequence ATGAAGGAGTTCGCCTACGTACGGGCCGCCGGTGCCGCCGAGGCCCAGGAACTGGTCGCCGAGCGCCCCGACGCGGTCTTCCTCGGCGGCGGCACCAACCTCGTCGACCTGATGAAGCTCGGCGTGACGGAGCCGGGCCTGCTGGTGGACGTCTCCCGCCTGCCGCTGGACACCGTGGAGCACCGCGAGGACGGCTCCGCCCGCATCGGCGCCACCGTGCGTAACGGGTCGCTCGCCGGCGACGACGGCATCCGCGCCCGGTTCCCCGCGCTCTCCCAGGCACTGCTCGCCGGGGCCTCGGGCCAGCTCCGCTCCCAGGCCACGATCGGCGGCAACCTCCTCCAGCGCACCCGCTGCGGCTATTTCCAGGACGTCACCAAGCCCTGCAACAAGCGCGAGCCCGGTTCCGGGTGCCCCGCCGTCGAAGGGGCCCACCGCGAGAGCGCCGTGCTCGGCACCTCGGAGCACTGCGTCGCCTCCCACCCCTCCGACATGGCCGTCGCGATGGTCGCGCTGGACGCCGTCGCCGAGCTGAGGTCGCCGGACGGCACCACCCGCACCCTGCCCGTCGAGGACCTCTACCTGCTGCCCGGCGACACCCCGCACCAGGAGACCGTGCTCGAACGCGGCGAACTGATCACCGCGCTGGAGCTGCCCGCCCCGCCCGCCGGGGCCGTGATGCGCTACCGCAAGGTGCGCGACCGCTGGTCCTACGCCTTCGCGCTGGTCAGCATCGCCGCCGTGGTCGAGGTGGCCGAGGACGGCTCGCTCGCGGACGTCCGGATCGCGCTCGGCGGCGTCGGCGTCCGGCCCTGGCGCGCCCGGGCCGCTGAGGCGGTGCTGCGCGGTGCGCGGCCCACCGACGAGGCGCTGCGCGCCGCTGCCGAGGCGGAGTTCGCGGCAGCCCGCCCGCTGCCCGGCAACGCGTTCAAGGTGGACCTGGCCGCCGACCTGATCTCCGCCGCCGTGCGTGACCTGGCCGACGAGGCCGGAAGGAAGGACCGTTGA
- a CDS encoding peptide MFS transporter has protein sequence MTTTERTGERANRGFLGHPAGLSPLFFTEFWERFSYYGMRAILLYYMYNSVRDGGLGMDEGLAASLMSIMFGHLCLAVPGGGKAALYGSMALIVLGTGLLKTNVSKVVGGLRDAAGFHAGFAVAAVGMALGIVWYLLGGRALGDAGWRPANPLGPVERGRALTRIGSGVALVAVLVAALAATGLLTIELVINAVSVLGVLLSVAYFAFMLRSPRTSAVERARIRAYIPLFVAAALFWMLLEQGSTILARFADQRTDLDALGFGIDPEWYQSIGAVAIVVLAPVFAQMWTRLGPRQPSTPRKFAAGLVFAGLAYLIMMLPGLLNGTGTPAHPLWLVAVFVVITLGELCVSPVGLSATTKLAPAALASQMMSIWFLADAVGQGISAQVVKLYDPGTETAYFGGLGAGVLLMGIVLFFLAPAVRRGMKGAE, from the coding sequence GTGACCACCACCGAGCGCACGGGCGAACGTGCGAACCGCGGCTTCCTCGGTCACCCGGCAGGGCTCTCGCCGCTGTTCTTCACCGAGTTCTGGGAACGCTTCTCGTACTACGGGATGCGGGCCATCCTGCTGTACTACATGTACAACTCGGTGCGCGACGGCGGGTTGGGCATGGACGAGGGCCTCGCGGCGTCGCTCATGTCGATCATGTTCGGGCACCTCTGCCTCGCGGTCCCGGGCGGCGGGAAGGCCGCGCTGTACGGGTCGATGGCGTTGATCGTGCTGGGGACCGGCCTGCTCAAGACGAACGTCTCCAAGGTCGTCGGCGGGCTGCGGGACGCGGCGGGATTCCATGCCGGCTTCGCGGTCGCGGCCGTCGGCATGGCGCTGGGCATCGTCTGGTACCTGCTCGGAGGCCGTGCGCTGGGCGACGCCGGGTGGCGCCCCGCCAATCCGCTGGGACCGGTGGAAAGAGGCCGGGCCCTCACACGCATCGGCTCGGGAGTGGCGCTGGTGGCGGTGCTCGTCGCCGCCCTCGCGGCCACCGGCCTGCTGACCATAGAGCTCGTCATCAACGCTGTGAGCGTCCTCGGCGTGCTGCTCTCCGTCGCGTACTTCGCCTTCATGCTGCGCAGCCCGAGGACCTCCGCGGTCGAACGGGCCCGCATACGCGCGTACATTCCGCTGTTCGTCGCGGCGGCGCTCTTCTGGATGCTCCTGGAGCAGGGCTCCACCATCCTCGCCCGGTTCGCGGACCAGCGGACCGACCTCGACGCGCTGGGCTTCGGGATCGATCCCGAGTGGTACCAGTCCATCGGCGCGGTGGCGATCGTCGTGCTCGCGCCGGTCTTCGCGCAGATGTGGACCCGGCTCGGACCCCGGCAGCCCAGCACGCCCCGCAAGTTCGCGGCAGGACTGGTGTTCGCCGGGCTGGCCTACCTCATCATGATGCTGCCCGGCCTGCTCAACGGGACCGGCACGCCCGCTCACCCGTTGTGGCTCGTCGCGGTGTTCGTCGTGATCACGCTCGGGGAGCTGTGTGTGTCACCGGTCGGCCTCTCGGCCACCACGAAGCTGGCGCCGGCGGCCCTCGCCTCGCAGATGATGAGCATCTGGTTCCTCGCGGACGCGGTCGGGCAGGGCATCAGCGCCCAGGTCGTCAAGTTGTACGACCCCGGCACCGAGACCGCGTACTTCGGCGGGCTCGGCGCCGGAGTGCTGCTCATGGGGATCGTCCTTTTCTTCCTCGCGCCCGCGGTGCGACGCGGCATGAAAGGAGCCGAATGA
- a CDS encoding teichoic acid biosynthesis protein C, which translates to MIDRRAFVLAGAAGLAATATWTGAAAATAAPRTAGVAPRTPGAGLRTAAARSGAAPKSAGPAASGDRFDLNAPAVQYLREKALFNSTILQSFAFDDVNRCLYAVQLMEGGIQLPGEPGPVSGADRSAHGDLCLTKLSLSGDQLGHMYLRGFGHGASIGVEPAGRTSYIWTEADANPDSGYGMAVARFAYADGGVVDSGSGSVHKLYVVPGSTSNRPAVDMRHRRLLVQYMLDDGTYRYRVLDLDRAERGDVRPIFDIPRIGIDAAETPQGVAILGDYVYQMTGTHYTDESGDNPPSGHGNTYLTRLHLPTSQVEQRARSEAAYTLDYREPEGLAFQLGSAPRLHLGFASGAAGARKYTLYYKPRS; encoded by the coding sequence ATGATCGATCGAAGGGCCTTTGTGCTGGCCGGCGCGGCAGGACTGGCGGCGACCGCCACCTGGACGGGCGCGGCCGCCGCGACGGCAGCGCCCCGCACCGCGGGAGTCGCGCCACGCACCCCCGGAGCCGGCCTCCGCACCGCCGCGGCCCGTTCCGGTGCCGCCCCGAAGAGTGCCGGCCCCGCGGCCTCGGGCGACCGGTTCGACCTCAACGCCCCCGCCGTCCAGTACCTCCGCGAGAAGGCGCTGTTCAACTCGACGATCCTGCAGTCGTTCGCCTTCGACGACGTGAACCGCTGCCTGTACGCGGTGCAGTTGATGGAGGGCGGCATACAGCTCCCGGGTGAGCCGGGGCCCGTGTCCGGTGCCGACCGCAGCGCGCACGGCGACCTGTGCCTCACCAAGCTCAGCCTCTCGGGGGACCAGCTCGGCCATATGTACCTCCGTGGATTCGGCCACGGCGCCTCGATCGGCGTGGAGCCCGCCGGGCGTACCTCGTACATCTGGACCGAGGCCGACGCCAATCCGGACAGCGGCTACGGCATGGCCGTCGCGCGATTCGCCTACGCGGACGGAGGCGTCGTGGACAGCGGCTCCGGTTCCGTCCACAAGCTCTACGTGGTGCCCGGCTCGACCAGTAACCGGCCGGCTGTCGACATGCGTCACCGCAGGCTGCTGGTGCAGTACATGCTCGACGACGGCACGTATCGCTACCGCGTCCTCGACCTGGACCGGGCCGAGCGGGGCGACGTCCGCCCGATCTTCGACATCCCCAGGATCGGCATCGACGCCGCCGAGACCCCGCAGGGCGTGGCCATCCTGGGCGACTACGTCTACCAGATGACCGGCACCCACTACACGGACGAGTCCGGCGACAACCCGCCCTCCGGCCACGGCAACACGTACCTCACCAGGCTCCACCTGCCCACCAGCCAGGTGGAGCAGCGGGCGCGCTCCGAGGCCGCCTACACCCTGGACTACCGGGAGCCCGAGGGCCTCGCCTTCCAGCTCGGCTCCGCGCCCCGCCTCCACCTGGGCTTCGCCTCCGGCGCCGCCGGGGCGCGCAAGTACACGCTCTACTACAAGCCGCGGTCGTGA
- a CDS encoding XdhC family protein, producing the protein MRGLVMEEMERWWRAGEPFACATVVETWRSSPQPPGAQMLVGPDGTVVGSVSGGCVEGAVYELCEQVIADGTPVLERYGVSDEDAFAVGLTCGGIIDVFVERIDPASFPRFDELAATLRAGDPVAVVTCVAAAAPGRPAADGEGEDAGAFGGDDPSGRVGRRLVVRTDRAEGSLGTDLLDRAATEAARGMLAEGRTGTLRRGYDGSTRGDDLTLFVSVHARPPRMIVFGAIDFAAATARMGSFLGYHVTVCDARPVFATSRRFPDAAEVVTDWPHRYLRAEAEAGRIDRRTVVCVLTHDPKFDVPLLEVALRLPLGYIGAMGSRRTHDDRLTRLREAGLTEAELDRMSSPIGLDLGARTPEETAVSIAAEIVATRWGGSGERLTERSGRIHSAG; encoded by the coding sequence ATGCGTGGCCTGGTGATGGAGGAGATGGAGCGCTGGTGGCGCGCCGGCGAGCCGTTCGCGTGCGCGACCGTGGTCGAGACGTGGCGGTCGTCGCCGCAACCGCCCGGGGCCCAGATGCTGGTCGGTCCGGACGGCACGGTCGTCGGCAGCGTCTCCGGCGGCTGCGTCGAGGGCGCGGTCTACGAGCTGTGCGAGCAGGTGATCGCCGACGGGACTCCGGTCCTGGAGCGGTACGGCGTCAGCGACGAGGACGCGTTCGCGGTGGGTCTGACCTGCGGGGGCATCATCGATGTCTTCGTTGAGCGGATCGATCCCGCGTCCTTCCCCCGGTTCGACGAGCTGGCCGCCACGCTGCGCGCGGGTGACCCTGTGGCCGTGGTCACATGCGTGGCCGCCGCCGCCCCGGGCCGGCCCGCGGCGGACGGCGAGGGGGAGGACGCGGGCGCCTTCGGCGGTGACGACCCGAGCGGCCGGGTGGGCCGCCGCCTCGTGGTGCGCACCGACCGCGCAGAGGGCTCCCTCGGCACCGACCTGCTGGACCGCGCGGCCACCGAAGCGGCCAGGGGCATGCTCGCCGAGGGCCGGACGGGCACGCTGCGCCGCGGCTACGACGGCAGCACCCGCGGGGACGACCTCACGCTCTTCGTCTCCGTGCACGCCAGGCCGCCCCGGATGATCGTCTTCGGCGCCATCGACTTCGCGGCAGCGACCGCGCGCATGGGCAGCTTCCTCGGCTACCACGTCACCGTGTGTGACGCCCGTCCGGTGTTCGCCACCTCGCGCCGCTTCCCCGACGCCGCCGAGGTCGTCACCGACTGGCCGCACCGCTATCTGCGGGCCGAGGCCGAGGCGGGCCGCATCGACCGCCGCACGGTGGTGTGCGTGCTCACCCACGACCCGAAGTTCGACGTTCCGCTGCTGGAGGTCGCACTGCGCCTGCCGCTCGGCTACATCGGCGCCATGGGCTCCCGCCGCACCCACGACGACCGGCTGACCCGGCTGCGCGAGGCCGGCCTCACCGAGGCGGAGCTGGACCGGATGTCGTCACCGATCGGTCTCGACCTGGGAGCCCGCACACCGGAGGAGACGGCGGTCTCGATCGCCGCGGAGATCGTCGCCACCCGGTGGGGCGGCAGCGGGGAGCGGTTGACGGAGCGGTCGGGGCGCATCCACAGCGCTGGATGA